The following nucleotide sequence is from Nitrosopumilus adriaticus.
GGTGGAGGTGCTTGTTGAGTTTGCCCCATTCCTTTTGGGAGTGTACCTTTAGCTGGCTTTGGTGCTTCTGGTGGAGGTGCTTGTGTTTGTGCTTTTACCTCAACGCCTTCAACACTCATGTCAACTCCACTAAATGATCCAAATCTTTTGTCAGCTGGATGGAATGCCATTCTTTGTCTTGTTGCAAAGTATTGGTTTGATGGTGCTGTATAACCAGTAACTGTTGCTTTTTGATCATTCCAGTTTCTTGTTGGAACGCTTCCAACAGGTGCATGTAATCTAACAAAGTATCTGTTAGGTGCTGGAGAATAGCCTGTTACCTTTGCTCTGTAATCATGAAATGATGTCATTGGAGCAGTGTAGTATGCGTTCTCTAAAGCCTCTTGTACTGTTGCTGGAGGTTGTGATGTTGTTTCAGCTGGCTTTGGTGCTTCCTGTGGTTTAGGAGCTTCTGCTGGTTTTGCTTCCATACCCTTTGGTAGAACACCTTTAGGTTTGGTAGTTGGAGCTGGTTTTTCAGCTGGCTTTGGTGCTTCCTGTGGTTTAGGAGCTTCTGCGGGTTTTGCTTCTGCCGGCTTTATCTCAGCTGGTTTTGGAGCTGGCTTTGCTTCAAGTTGTGTCGATAATTTAGTTAGTTTTGCCTCGAGTTCTGCGATTTTGTCTTCAAGATCTTTTTTTGTATTTGCCTTACGTTTTGCGGCCATTCCTTTCAGTAAATATTGCATTGTTTATTTACATTTTGATCAGTGATTTGTTTTTGATAAAAGAAATTATGAAAAAAATACAATAATTTGTAAAAATTTCAATAGTTTTGAGATGAAATGATCTGAAGATCGTTGTAAGAATTAGTCAGGTTCCCAAAAATGCATGACATACATGCAATTGTTGCATCGCCACAGTTTAACATGAATTCCATTTTCGGTATCAGCCACATATTTTCCATCATCCATCTTGGTAACTCTTGGCAAATAATTCAATTCTTCATTTTCAAGCCATTCGTTTTGTTGGCAGTTGGGACAGACGATTTTTGGAGGCATGTGTAATATAGAAAATGATCAAAGAAGAATATTACTATTAAAAATAGAAAATAAAGGATGTAATTGAATTAGAAACCTTTTGGGAGTGTACCTTTAGCTGGCTTTGGTGCTTCTGGTGGAGGTGCTTGTGTTTGTGCTTTTACCTCAACGCCTTCAACACTCATGTCAACTCCACTAAATGATCCAAATCTTTTGTCAGCTGGATGGAATGCCATTCTTTGTCTTGTTGCAAAGTATTGGTTTGATGGTGCTGTATAACCAGTAACTGTTGCTTTTTGATCATTCCAGTTTCTTGTTGGAACGCTTCCAACAGGTGCATGTAATCTAACAAAGTATCTGTTAGGTGCTGGAGAATAGCCTGTTACCTTTGCTCTGTAATCATGAAATGATGTCATTGGAGCAGTGTAGTATGCGTTCTCTAAAGCCTCTTGTACTGTTGCTGGAGGTTGTGATGTTGTTTCAGCTGGCTTTGGTGCTTCCTGTGGTTTAGGAGCTTCTGCTGGTTTTGCTTCCATACCCTTTGGTAGAACACCTTTAGGTTTGGTAGTTGGAGCTGGTTTTTCAGCTGGCTTTGGTGCTTCCTGTGGTTTAGGAGCTTCTGCTGGTTTTGCTTCCATACCCTTTGGTAGAACACCTTTAGGTTTGGTAGTTGGAGCTGGTTTTGCTTCAGCAGGTTTTGTTTCTGCTGGCTTTGTCTCAGCTGGTTTAACTTCAGCAGGTTTTGCTTCAAGTTGTGTTGATAATTTAGTTAGTTTTGCTTCTAATTCGGCAATCTTTTTTTCAAGATCTTGCTTTGTTTGCTTTTTAGCAGCTGCCATAATTTTGATGAACAAACTGGGGTTTATGTACATTTGGGTTGATTACCTCAACCAATTTTGATCAAGTTTTATATGCACTGAAAGTATACTTTGTCTAATGGACGACTTTGAGAAGGAATTTCCTGAATTTGATTGGAAAAATATT
It contains:
- a CDS encoding trans-sialidase — translated: MAAKRKANTKKDLEDKIAELEAKLTKLSTQLEAKPAPKPAEIKPAEAKPAEAPKPQEAPKPAEKPAPTTKPKGVLPKGMEAKPAEAPKPQEAPKPAETTSQPPATVQEALENAYYTAPMTSFHDYRAKVTGYSPAPNRYFVRLHAPVGSVPTRNWNDQKATVTGYTAPSNQYFATRQRMAFHPADKRFGSFSGVDMSVEGVEVKAQTQAPPPEAPKPAKGTLPKGMGQTQQAPPPQQTSSGGNEGKSRQQELEEYEQDYLKRMEQERIDQEKAYQESLAAEARAAAEASSASSKKGGALPKGFEPKPEPEAPKSSRGTLPKGF
- a CDS encoding trans-sialidase, with protein sequence MAAAKKQTKQDLEKKIAELEAKLTKLSTQLEAKPAEVKPAETKPAETKPAEAKPAPTTKPKGVLPKGMEAKPAEAPKPQEAPKPAEKPAPTTKPKGVLPKGMEAKPAEAPKPQEAPKPAETTSQPPATVQEALENAYYTAPMTSFHDYRAKVTGYSPAPNRYFVRLHAPVGSVPTRNWNDQKATVTGYTAPSNQYFATRQRMAFHPADKRFGSFSGVDMSVEGVEVKAQTQAPPPEAPKPAKGTLPKGF